The DNA window TTTATAAAATATAAAAATGTATAAAATCGCTATAAAAATTTTAGAAAAATGCGTTTTAATTAGTATATAAGATTATATTTTATATTATCGCTGAATATTATTTTGATAAAAGGAAAAACAGAATGAAAAAGATAGCTTTTTTAAGCCTAGTTGCGGTTTTTGCACTCGGTGCGGAAAATTTACTCGTAGGTGCTGGTGGTGGATATAAAAAACCTGTAACCGCTGTCATTGAAAATCTTAAAAAAGATGGTCTGAATGTGGAGGGTGCGTTTGCCAATATCCAGCAAATTACTATTCAAGCAAAAGAGGGTAAAATGGCTGTAATCGTGGGAGATGAGGCATTTTTAAAGAAAACCGACCTTGAGATAAAAGGTTATGAGAGGCTTGGAAAGGGTACTTTGGCTCTTGTAACTCCAAAGGGTAAGACTATAAAAGACATAAGCGAGCTTAAAAATTTAAATCGTATCGCAATGCCTGATGCTAAAAAGGCGATTTACGGTATCCGCACGACAGAATTTCTTAAAAATTCAAATTTAGAAAAAGATGTCGGCTCAAAAATGCTTGCAGTTGCAGGCGTGCCTCAAGTGGTGGCTTACGTGCTAAACAACGAAGTTGATGCAGGCTTTATCAACTCAACCGAAGCAGAAGCTGGAAGAGGCGAATTTGGCTCGGTTATCTATGTAGACGAGAGCCTTTATAGCCCTGTTTTTATAAGCGCAGCTAAGCTTGCAGCGTGCGACAAACACGCAGACTGCGGTAAATTTATAGATGAGTTAAAGACCGAGCGTTCAAAGGAGATTTTTGCCAAATTTGGACTTAAGTGATCTTGCGAGCCTTAATTGGCTCGTTCATCCGCTTATCTTAAGCGCAAAGACGCTTTGTATAACCTTCATTTTCTTCGTATTTATCGGGCTTCCGATAGCTTATTTTTTAGCCTTTTACAAGGGCAAATTTAAAGCGGTCTTTGAAGCGGTTGTGATGTTTCCGCTTATATTTCCGCCTATCGCCACTGGCTTTTTGCTGCTTTATTTGCTGGGGCGAAACTCATTTTTGGGTCAAATGCTA is part of the Campylobacter sp. RM16189 genome and encodes:
- the modA gene encoding molybdate ABC transporter substrate-binding protein; its protein translation is MKKIAFLSLVAVFALGAENLLVGAGGGYKKPVTAVIENLKKDGLNVEGAFANIQQITIQAKEGKMAVIVGDEAFLKKTDLEIKGYERLGKGTLALVTPKGKTIKDISELKNLNRIAMPDAKKAIYGIRTTEFLKNSNLEKDVGSKMLAVAGVPQVVAYVLNNEVDAGFINSTEAEAGRGEFGSVIYVDESLYSPVFISAAKLAACDKHADCGKFIDELKTERSKEIFAKFGLK